Proteins from a single region of Pseudomonadota bacterium:
- a CDS encoding response regulator yields the protein MAKILVIDDSDAAIRVVRRALEEAGHQVVSSGSPFAFSQIMTAEKPDLALVDVNLPAITGDKLIQIARTCDASHSCPLVLYSARAPEQAERLVRSCGASGFIDKAADPATLVSRVQGFLQSAS from the coding sequence ATGGCCAAGATCCTGGTGATCGACGATAGCGACGCGGCCATACGTGTCGTCCGACGTGCGCTCGAGGAAGCGGGGCATCAGGTGGTCAGCAGCGGCAGCCCGTTTGCTTTCAGCCAGATCATGACGGCCGAAAAGCCCGACCTTGCTCTGGTTGATGTGAATTTGCCCGCGATCACGGGAGACAAGCTGATCCAGATCGCTCGGACCTGCGACGCCTCACACAGTTGTCCACTTGTGCTGTATTCGGCTCGCGCGCCGGAACAGGCAGAGCGCCTGGTGCGCAGCTGCGGCGCGAGCGGCTTCATCGACAAGGCCGCGGATCCAGCCACGCTCGTTTCTCGCGTGCAAGGCTTTCTGCAAAGCGCCTCCTAG
- a CDS encoding enoyl-CoA hydratase-related protein, which produces MLQETCRYEYVRFGVEEQSGIARLTLSRPKKLNSFNRQMAQEFLGALERCSHSAVRTLLVTGSDRAFSAGQDLEDVLDADGKPGVDLAGVVATQWVPMLRAIGALEKPVICAVNGVAAGAGANLALACDFVLAAETAVFVQSFAKIGLIPDCGGSFLLPRLVGLARAKAMVMLANEVSAVEAERIGLIYRAVPAPHLLPESEKLAARLASAPTTGLGLTKRLFNQSLHNDLERQLALEATLQGEAGRSHDYKEGVAAFLEKRKPTFTGR; this is translated from the coding sequence ATGTTGCAGGAAACCTGCCGGTATGAGTACGTACGCTTTGGTGTTGAAGAGCAATCGGGCATCGCCCGCCTGACTCTGAGCCGACCCAAGAAGCTCAACAGCTTCAATCGGCAGATGGCGCAGGAGTTTCTCGGTGCGCTGGAGCGTTGCTCCCACAGCGCTGTGCGCACACTGCTCGTTACGGGCTCGGACCGTGCCTTTAGCGCAGGCCAGGATCTCGAGGATGTACTCGACGCGGATGGCAAGCCCGGCGTGGATTTGGCCGGCGTCGTAGCGACGCAGTGGGTCCCGATGCTGCGCGCGATCGGCGCGCTGGAAAAGCCGGTGATCTGCGCTGTCAACGGCGTCGCGGCCGGCGCCGGAGCAAACCTGGCATTGGCATGCGACTTCGTGCTGGCAGCAGAAACCGCGGTGTTCGTACAGTCGTTCGCGAAGATCGGGCTGATTCCCGATTGCGGCGGCAGCTTCTTGCTGCCACGGCTGGTGGGCCTCGCGCGAGCCAAGGCCATGGTGATGCTCGCCAACGAGGTGAGCGCCGTGGAAGCCGAGCGCATCGGTCTTATCTACCGAGCAGTGCCGGCCCCACACCTGCTCCCGGAAAGCGAGAAGCTTGCCGCTCGACTCGCCAGCGCGCCCACCACGGGCTTGGGTCTGACGAAACGCCTCTTCAACCAGTCGCTCCACAACGACCTCGAGCGGCAGCTGGCGCTCGAGGCCACGCTGCAGGGCGAGGCCGGTCGTAGCCACGACTACAAGGAAGGCGTGGCCGCGTTTCTAGAAAAGCGCAAACCCACCTTCACGGGCCGGTGA
- a CDS encoding penicillin-insensitive murein endopeptidase produces MFRPRVVTLLLVAGAMGILGVLMVVSQHALARMGGVAEAAPAGLASRSLGFPWQGALLGAVALRPSRYVRHVAEYRDRGHFYGTLELVRLLQRVARGVAFRLPGARLSVGELSRRYGGEIGGHQSHQNGRDVDLGFYVNDRNGVPAEASRFVEFGRSGVGRGRDRHLRFDDARNWELVSRLLTDADASVQYIFVSRALKRRLLAEARQRRAPAWVLRRARVVMREPRRGHRHRNHFHVRIYCPPAHLPSCRDRGPYWPWVGAPSLLASEPAPVAASSWASISASAPAWVAASMAASTPASGAVAASAAAASATPPPSDTVAVGRQAHATSFATQ; encoded by the coding sequence ATGTTTCGTCCCCGAGTGGTGACGCTGCTGCTGGTTGCAGGTGCCATGGGGATCCTTGGCGTCCTGATGGTGGTTTCGCAGCACGCGCTGGCACGTATGGGTGGTGTGGCGGAGGCGGCCCCCGCCGGCCTTGCCAGCCGCTCCCTGGGGTTTCCCTGGCAGGGAGCCCTGCTCGGTGCGGTCGCGCTCAGACCCTCGCGCTACGTTCGACACGTGGCCGAGTACAGGGATCGCGGCCACTTCTACGGGACGCTGGAGCTCGTGCGATTGCTGCAGCGTGTGGCCCGGGGCGTGGCCTTTCGGCTGCCGGGTGCCAGGCTTTCGGTCGGAGAGCTCTCGCGGCGCTACGGAGGGGAAATCGGCGGGCACCAGTCGCACCAAAACGGTCGCGACGTGGACCTCGGATTCTACGTGAACGATCGGAACGGGGTCCCGGCCGAGGCCAGCCGCTTCGTCGAATTCGGCCGCAGCGGGGTTGGGCGAGGCCGCGATCGGCATCTGCGCTTCGACGACGCCCGCAACTGGGAGCTCGTGTCGCGCCTGCTGACCGATGCGGACGCCAGCGTGCAGTATATCTTCGTCTCGCGGGCCCTGAAGCGTCGATTGCTCGCGGAGGCTCGTCAACGCCGTGCCCCAGCTTGGGTGCTCAGGCGTGCACGTGTGGTGATGCGCGAGCCACGCCGGGGCCATCGTCACCGCAATCACTTTCACGTACGGATCTACTGCCCTCCCGCTCACCTGCCGTCTTGCCGCGATCGCGGGCCCTATTGGCCTTGGGTGGGCGCGCCGTCGCTGCTGGCGTCGGAGCCAGCGCCGGTTGCCGCATCGAGTTGGGCGTCGATCTCCGCGTCGGCTCCGGCCTGGGTGGCGGCATCGATGGCAGCGTCGACGCCGGCATCCGGCGCCGTAGCCGCATCCGCAGCCGCGGCATCCGCAACGCCCCCGCCATCGGACACGGTCGCGGTTGGCCGGCAGGCACACGCGACGTCCTTTGCCACGCAGTGA
- a CDS encoding AgmX/PglI C-terminal domain-containing protein has product MTHIQVEGIMGTIPERLIEQRMSARQARLVRCFQSRMQQLEFLAGSMELHFRVDSEGRVTRVGPHRSTVGDRETELCMLAVAQSTRFPRPSGGNAAEFTWSFEVEVSEDVRAPVTWQQVRVSDSIKEHRSELSTCPGCSGCELTAYVAPGGRVMAVGAAARRPIGERAFDCVVRSVASWRLPDPGSYPAKVTFRLP; this is encoded by the coding sequence ATGACCCACATACAGGTCGAGGGCATCATGGGAACGATCCCCGAGCGCCTGATCGAGCAGCGCATGTCGGCCAGGCAAGCCCGCCTTGTGCGGTGTTTCCAATCGCGCATGCAGCAGCTCGAGTTCCTGGCGGGCTCGATGGAGCTCCATTTCCGGGTCGACTCGGAGGGGCGTGTCACGAGGGTAGGACCCCACCGTTCCACGGTCGGGGACCGCGAAACCGAGTTGTGCATGCTGGCCGTCGCGCAGAGCACCCGCTTTCCGCGGCCCAGCGGCGGGAACGCGGCCGAATTCACCTGGAGCTTCGAGGTCGAGGTGAGCGAGGACGTACGAGCTCCAGTGACCTGGCAGCAGGTACGGGTAAGCGACTCGATCAAGGAGCATCGCTCGGAGCTCTCCACCTGCCCTGGTTGTAGCGGCTGTGAGCTTACCGCGTACGTCGCCCCCGGCGGCCGGGTCATGGCAGTCGGCGCGGCCGCCCGGCGACCAATCGGTGAGCGCGCATTCGACTGCGTTGTACGCAGTGTCGCCTCCTGGAGGCTGCCGGACCCTGGTTCTTATCCAGCCAAGGTGACCTTCCGCCTCCCCTAG